A genomic window from Helicobacter suis HS1 includes:
- a CDS encoding J domain-containing protein produces MQIKTKAPPFCLADSSKKSHSGQFIEVCLDPCLYAKTSLYIEKHFPEHVRFKRTLILLEQESIKKTYLLNRLFYAKYALHPFNHPDMFKILLQKILDHAHLPIVFKENHELEKIYNPHLALVHKVEIHVVYMHSRLVFYYTNYLAREFLHATFPAHILLETPFSDKRNRKDFLHETHAHLDALQILMNLKNPHFKHAYIQFIYPTQTLHLTKQEELILKALRTLGLGVMHSKEEIKHRYLELAKLYHPDTAPNTSKRKSIYKQRFLEVMEAYKILKHL; encoded by the coding sequence ATGCAGATTAAAACCAAAGCACCTCCGTTTTGTTTGGCTGATTCTTCTAAAAAATCTCACTCTGGGCAATTTATTGAGGTGTGTTTAGACCCTTGCTTGTATGCCAAAACCAGCCTTTATATTGAAAAACATTTCCCCGAGCATGTGCGTTTTAAGCGTACTTTAATTTTGCTTGAACAAGAGAGCATTAAAAAAACCTATTTATTAAACCGCCTTTTTTATGCTAAATACGCCCTGCACCCCTTTAACCACCCGGACATGTTTAAAATCTTATTGCAAAAAATCCTAGATCACGCCCATTTACCCATTGTGTTTAAAGAAAACCATGAGTTAGAAAAAATCTACAATCCCCACCTAGCATTGGTACATAAAGTAGAAATCCATGTGGTGTATATGCATTCTAGATTGGTTTTTTACTACACAAATTATCTAGCTAGAGAATTTTTACACGCCACCTTTCCGGCTCATATTTTGCTGGAAACACCTTTTTCAGACAAGAGAAATAGAAAGGACTTTTTACACGAAACCCATGCCCATTTAGACGCCTTACAAATCCTGATGAATCTTAAAAACCCCCATTTTAAACACGCCTATATCCAGTTTATTTACCCCACCCAAACTTTACATTTAACCAAACAAGAAGAATTGATTTTAAAAGCTTTGCGTACGCTAGGGTTAGGGGTGATGCATTCTAAAGAGGAAATCAAACACCGCTATTTAGAACTGGCTAAACTTTACCACCCAGATACCGCCCCCAACACCTCCAAGCGCAAAAGCATTTACAAACAGCGGTTTTTAGAGGTTATGGAAGCTTATAAAATCCTTAAACACCTTTAG
- a CDS encoding transposase translates to MILTERHIIKPKHPCFASIKNFCHLSKNLYNYANFILREHYLAGFKLPTPYDLINRFVKENQRDYRAMPAQSAQQVIMLLSKNWKSYLKAIKAYKAKPSKFFSKPKIPKFKPKKGVSIGVFINQQI, encoded by the coding sequence ATGATTTTAACTGAACGCCACATTATCAAGCCCAAGCACCCTTGCTTTGCTAGTATTAAGAATTTCTGTCATCTGTCTAAAAATCTCTACAACTATGCTAATTTTATTCTAAGAGAGCATTACTTAGCAGGATTTAAGCTCCCTACCCCTTATGATCTTATTAATCGCTTTGTTAAAGAAAACCAGAGAGATTATAGAGCAATGCCAGCCCAGAGTGCCCAGCAGGTTATTATGCTTTTATCTAAGAACTGGAAATCTTACTTAAAAGCGATCAAAGCCTACAAGGCTAAACCTTCTAAATTCTTTTCTAAACCTAAAATCCCTAAGTTTAAGCCTAAAAAGGGCGTTTCTATCGGTGTTTTTATAAACCAACAAATCTAG
- a CDS encoding MATE family efflux transporter — protein MAIDLKTTPIPRLFFYYFIPLAFSMISLSTYSMIDGMFVGNKLGKQALAAIGVCWPIFPTFIAFELLFGLGAASIASYFLGKDHAKRARLVFSSVFYFVAISITCISLALVPFSEAIVKMLGSSDVILPMASSYAKVVFMGAFFLVLHPLADVFVVNDKRPILAMVAMLIGSLTNVIFNYLLLYVFEIGIEGSAIATVVGHAVGFAVLLSHFLLKKGQLYFVARFNLASVISSAKSGLPQSISELSAAVVMLMFNQTIMHTVGERGVSIYAIIMYNGIVFWTTLLSIGQGIQPIASFSYGARRLDRVRMAFIFGLKVAFCVGVGLYILFYFFDPYLLKLYVDKKQLTDLSFLKDTKHAMDIYYFGHIFLGINLFCAVFFQSIQRTKSSFLITLCETIVFIAILLPILSHFYGLQGIWIAYPLSQFLALMVAVWVIYYEIKRGTFSFIEPYKKGAIVKHAD, from the coding sequence ATGGCCATTGATCTAAAAACCACCCCCATTCCTAGACTCTTTTTTTATTATTTTATCCCCCTTGCCTTTTCTATGATCTCGCTTTCTACCTATTCTATGATTGATGGCATGTTTGTGGGCAATAAATTAGGCAAGCAAGCTTTAGCAGCTATTGGGGTGTGCTGGCCTATTTTCCCTACTTTTATTGCCTTTGAATTGCTCTTTGGATTAGGGGCTGCCTCTATTGCTTCTTACTTTTTAGGCAAAGATCACGCCAAGCGCGCGCGGCTTGTTTTTAGCTCTGTTTTTTATTTTGTAGCCATTAGCATTACTTGTATTAGCTTAGCTTTAGTACCCTTCAGTGAAGCTATCGTTAAAATGCTAGGTAGTAGCGATGTGATCTTGCCTATGGCTTCTAGTTATGCCAAAGTGGTTTTCATGGGCGCTTTCTTTTTAGTTTTACACCCCCTAGCTGATGTTTTTGTAGTCAATGATAAACGCCCTATTTTAGCAATGGTGGCTATGCTCATTGGCTCTTTGACGAATGTAATCTTTAATTATTTATTACTCTATGTCTTTGAAATAGGGATTGAAGGTAGCGCCATTGCCACAGTAGTAGGGCATGCGGTGGGTTTTGCGGTGTTGCTTTCTCACTTTCTGCTTAAAAAAGGCCAACTTTATTTTGTGGCTCGTTTTAATTTGGCTAGCGTGATCTCCTCAGCCAAAAGCGGTCTACCCCAAAGCATTTCTGAACTTAGCGCGGCTGTTGTCATGCTCATGTTTAACCAAACTATCATGCACACAGTAGGCGAGCGCGGGGTTTCTATTTATGCCATTATCATGTATAACGGGATTGTCTTTTGGACAACTTTACTTTCTATCGGGCAGGGTATCCAGCCTATTGCTAGTTTTAGTTATGGCGCTAGGCGCTTAGATCGCGTCCGTATGGCCTTTATTTTTGGCTTGAAAGTGGCTTTTTGCGTGGGCGTGGGGTTGTATATTTTGTTTTACTTCTTTGATCCGTATTTACTTAAACTCTATGTGGATAAAAAACAACTTACAGACCTTAGCTTTCTCAAAGACACCAAGCATGCGATGGATATTTACTATTTTGGGCATATTTTTTTAGGCATCAACTTATTTTGTGCGGTCTTTTTCCAATCTATCCAGCGCACCAAAAGCTCTTTTTTAATTACTCTGTGTGAAACCATCGTGTTTATCGCGATCTTACTCCCCATTTTAAGCCATTTTTATGGCCTGCAAGGCATTTGGATCGCCTACCCACTCTCGCAGTTTTTAGCGCTTATGGTGGCGGTATGGGTGATTTATTATGAGATTAAAAGAGGTACATTTAGCTTTATAGAACCTTATAAAAAAGGTGCTATAGTAAAGCATGCAGATTAA
- a CDS encoding recombinase family protein yields the protein MTLDRPGFMQLLSDVMDYKIKAVYVSYKDRLARLSYELVEKLFTSYGTQIIIINQCKSKSLEQELFEDIMQTIHSFSMKMYSKRRIAKKLLIESKANPDLINALNGETDDFN from the coding sequence ATGACCTTAGATCGACCCGGTTTTATGCAACTTCTTTCTGATGTGATGGATTATAAAATCAAGGCGGTTTATGTTTCTTATAAAGACAGACTAGCTAGACTAAGCTATGAATTGGTAGAAAAGCTATTCACGAGTTATGGAACTCAGATTATCATCATTAATCAATGCAAGTCTAAAAGCTTAGAACAAGAACTCTTTGAGGACATCATGCAAACAATCCATTCTTTTTCTATGAAAATGTATTCTAAACGAAGGATTGCTAAGAAACTCTTGATAGAGAGTAAGGCTAATCCTGATCTCATTAATGCACTTAATGGTGAAACAGATGATTTTAACTGA
- a CDS encoding FAD-dependent oxidoreductase: protein MAFDYDLVVIGFGKGGKTLAIAASKLGKRVALIEESKEMYGGTCINTGCIPSKALLHMATHKKGANGYKESIEAKNKMVAILRQRNYEALIEARVHLIDGHAGFKDNHTLMVYYDDSCQEISAAYIVIDTGSIPLNPPISIKSNNVYDSTSLMQLSTLPAHLVVVGGGYIGLEFASMFSSFGHHAHKTATRVSVLARGDVFLPKEDQVFQESIYKTLTQQGIEIILGADVKEIKGHRVCYSDSNKQERNLEADAILLATGRKPNTIDLHLEKAGIKLGAHQEILTNSFLVANADSEGNIYAIGDVKGGEMFTTYVSLDDYRIVFDHLYGEKKRTTLNRNVLPEVLYIETPYSHVGLRARDVQDKPVLVKTLQTASIPGARILEDTSGLLQVLVEDSPRGRVLGASLHCPLSYEYINLFSLAINQNLSFSILKDMIYTHPSMLESANMF, encoded by the coding sequence ATGGCGTTTGATTATGATTTAGTTGTGATAGGGTTTGGAAAGGGGGGCAAAACTTTAGCAATTGCTGCCTCTAAACTGGGTAAACGGGTTGCTCTCATAGAAGAGTCTAAAGAGATGTATGGGGGGACTTGTATTAACACTGGCTGTATCCCTTCTAAAGCCTTATTGCACATGGCCACACATAAAAAAGGGGCTAATGGTTATAAAGAAAGCATTGAGGCTAAAAATAAAATGGTGGCTATTTTGCGCCAAAGAAATTATGAAGCCTTGATAGAAGCACGAGTTCATCTTATAGATGGGCATGCAGGGTTTAAAGACAACCATACTCTCATGGTCTATTATGATGATAGTTGTCAAGAAATTAGCGCGGCCTATATTGTCATTGATACCGGCTCTATCCCTCTTAACCCCCCTATTTCTATTAAATCTAATAATGTCTATGACAGCACTTCTTTAATGCAATTAAGCACTTTACCCGCTCATTTAGTGGTGGTAGGTGGGGGTTATATCGGTTTAGAATTTGCTAGCATGTTTAGCTCATTTGGACACCATGCCCATAAAACAGCTACGCGGGTGAGTGTATTAGCGCGAGGAGATGTCTTTTTACCCAAAGAAGATCAGGTATTTCAAGAAAGTATTTATAAAACTCTCACACAACAAGGAATAGAGATTATTTTAGGCGCAGATGTTAAAGAGATTAAAGGCCACCGCGTCTGTTATAGTGACTCAAATAAACAAGAGCGTAACCTAGAAGCCGATGCGATTTTACTAGCCACAGGCCGCAAACCAAATACCATTGATTTACACCTAGAAAAGGCTGGTATCAAGTTAGGCGCGCACCAAGAAATCTTAACAAATAGCTTTTTAGTGGCCAATGCAGATAGTGAGGGCAATATTTATGCAATCGGTGATGTCAAAGGCGGGGAAATGTTTACCACTTATGTAAGCTTAGATGATTATCGTATCGTCTTTGATCATCTCTATGGAGAGAAAAAACGCACCACTTTAAACCGCAATGTCTTACCCGAAGTCCTTTATATAGAAACTCCTTATAGCCATGTGGGTTTGCGCGCGCGTGATGTGCAAGATAAACCGGTGCTGGTTAAAACCCTCCAAACAGCTAGTATCCCCGGGGCTAGAATCTTAGAAGACACATCAGGGCTTTTACAAGTACTAGTTGAGGACAGCCCTAGGGGGCGGGTTTTAGGGGCTAGTTTGCACTGCCCGCTTTCTTATGAGTATATTAACCTTTTTAGTCTAGCCATTAATCAAAATCTAAGTTTTTCTATTCTTAAGGATATGATCTACACCCACCCATCCATGCTAGAAAGCGCTAATATGTTTTAG
- a CDS encoding YdcH family protein, which yields MFHEYRDEIKELSNKNPHFHKIFEEHNALDDEIATLEASGTDDLKIATLKKKKLYLKDEIYRMIQEHKDAHAPNH from the coding sequence ATGTTCCATGAATACAGAGACGAGATTAAAGAGTTGAGCAATAAAAACCCTCACTTTCATAAGATTTTTGAGGAACATAACGCTTTAGATGATGAAATCGCGACTTTAGAGGCTAGCGGTACAGATGATCTAAAAATCGCAACTCTAAAGAAGAAAAAACTCTATCTTAAAGATGAGATTTATCGCATGATTCAAGAACATAAAGATGCGCACGCACCCAACCACTAA